A single genomic interval of Daucus carota subsp. sativus chromosome 1, DH1 v3.0, whole genome shotgun sequence harbors:
- the LOC108222774 gene encoding probable L-type lectin-domain containing receptor kinase S.5 produces the protein MDPFTFSFPSFDSSSCANGSNLICMGSVTVSNGSLCLTPDPEQKLAGKSPSFMVGRVLYKHPVLAWPAFFSTTFTISILPEPDSVGGDGMSFIMAQDDRPSPPESFGSFIGILDPSTQGGALSQLAVELDTYKNEGEPDANHVAIDTTSVVVPVTVKSLNSTGIDLKSGKEIRVRITYDGYSKIVSIDLAYAENPLLNFLNHSIIMRDTVPNYVYVGFTASTGTLSETHRVLDWNFTSYELPLDSLSKNSQKRDKTKMFVIIIVPIFVGLLVVAAIASPLALRAIQRNNERNIRKDDMENMTRNAANAPRIFTYRQLSKATQHFSRERLLGSGGFGSVYLGILPDRTAIAVKKISATSTQGEKEYLAEICTIGRLRHKNLVQLQGWCHERDQLLLVYEYMPNGSLDKFIGKCFLNWKTRYQILNGLASVLVYLHEECGVPVVHRDVKPNNVMLDSDFNPHLGDFGLARLLQTDSYVTTMVAGTPGYLAPEVSFTGRATPESDVYSFGMVVLEIVCGKRSRGIMEENSLVDSVWNVYEIGDLLKCVDPKLEGDYCEEQVKRSLVLGLACLHPDFMLRPRMRKVVQILMNESEPLMKLPESRPSAICVSLYSSSNSTTCFGPNVANGNIGSMESLPDEMTVVYDE, from the exons ATGGATCCGTTTACTTTCTCATTCCCTTCATTTGATTCTAGTAGTTGTGCAAATGGAAGCAATTTAATATGCATGGGATCAGTTACTGTCAGCAATGGCAGCTTATGTCTTACCCCTGATCCTGAACAGAAGCTTGCAGGGAAATCGCCATCATTTATGGTTGGAAGAGTTCTTTATAAGCATCCTGTTCTTGCATGGCCAGCTTTCTTTTCGACTACATTTACCATATCCATCTTGCCAGAACCAGATTCAGTAGGAGGAGATGGAATGTCTTTCATCATGGCTCAGGATGATAGACCTTCACCCCCCGAAAGCTTTGGCTCATTTATTGGGATTCTTGATCCCTCAACTCAAG GTGGTGCACTTTCTCAGCTTGCAGTAGAGCTAGACACGTACAAGAACGAAGGAGAACCTGATGCTAATCATGTGGCAATTGACACGACAAGTGTGGTTGTGCCAGTCACTGTGAAGAGCTTAAACAGCACTGGGATTGACCTAAAGAGTGGCAAAGAAATCCGGGTCAGGATTACATATGATGGATATAGCAAAATTGTTTCGATTGATTTGGCATATGCTGAGAACCCTCTACTGAATTTCCTGAATCATTCCATTATAATGAGAGATACTGTCCCAAACTATGTCTATGTTGGGTTCACAGCCTCCACGGGTACTCTGTCAGAGACTCATCGTGTTCTTGACTGGAATTTTACATCGTATGAATTGCCACTGGATTCGTTATCAAAAAATAGTCAAAAAAGGGATAAAACCAAGATGTTTGTAATAATCATTGTTCCTATATTTGTTGGTTTATTAGTTGTTGCAGCAATTGCTTCCCCATTAGCCCTTCGAGCTATTCAGAGAAACAATGAGAGAAATATTAGGAAGGATGATATGGAGAATATGACAAGAAATGCTGCAAATGCTCCTAGAATATTTACTTACCGTCAGCTTTCCAAGGCAACACAGCATTTCAGCAGAGAAAGGCTCTTGGGAAGTGGCGGCTTTGGTAGCGTTTACTTAGGGATTTTACCAGACCGGACAGCTATAGCTGTTAAGAAAATATCTGCAACTTCAACTCAAG gtgaGAAGGAGTACTTGGCCGAAATATGCACAATTGGTCGCCTAAGACACAAAAACCTAGTGCAGCTCCAAGGTTGGTGCCATGAGCGCGATCAACTCCTCCTAGTCTATGAGTACATGCCTAATGGAAGCCTAGACAAATTCATTGGTAAATGCTTCCTGAATTGGAAAACTCGATACCAAATACTTAACGGACTAGCTTCTGTTCTTGTTTATCTTCATGAAGAATGCGGTGTGCCTGTGGTTCATCGTGATGTAAAACCTAACAACGTCATGCTAGACTCTGACTTCAACCCCCATCTTGGTGACTTTGGGCTAGCTAGATTGCTCCAAACTGATTCATATGTCACAACAATGGTCGCAGGAACTCCGGGATATTTAGCACCAGAAGTGAGCTTCACTGGTAGGGCTACACCAGAATCCGACGTTTATAGTTTTGGAATGGTGGTGCTGGAAATTGTTTGTGGTAAGAGATCTAGAGGTATAATGGAAGAGAATAGCTTGGTTGATTCTGTATGGAATGTGTACGAAATAGGCGATCTATTAAAATGCGTGGACCCAAAGCTTGAAGGAGATTATTGTGAAGAACAAGTAAAGAGGAGTTTAGTTCTTGGACTTGCATGTTTACATCCAGATTTCATGTTAAGACCAAGAATGAGGAAGGTTGTGCAGATTCTAATGAATGAATCTGAGCCACTGATGAAATTACCGGAGTCCAGGCCAAGTGCTATATGTGTGTCACTCTATTCTTCCTCCAATTCAACCACATGCTTTGGACCAAATGTTGCTAATGGAAATATAGGATCCATGGAGTCATTGCCAGATGAGATGACAGTAGTATATGATGAATGA
- the LOC108196274 gene encoding probable sugar phosphate/phosphate translocator At5g25400: MGKGSNLSDGVLKKIILSYTYVAIWIFLSFTVIVYNKYILDRKLYNWPFPISLTMIHMAFCSTLAFLAIRVFAFVEPVTMTADVFMSSVVPIGALYSISLWLSNSAYIYLSVSFIQMLKALMPVAVYTIGICFKKEAYKGETMANMISISIGVAIAAYGEAKFDVFGVVLQLGAVAFEATRLVMIQILLTSKGIQLNPITSLYYVAPCCLAFLFVPWVFVEYPVLRETSSFHFDFLIFGTNSFCAFALNLAVFLLVGKTSALTMNVAGVVKDWLLIAFSWSVIKDTVTPINLIGYGLAFLGVGYYNHAKLQAMKAKEAQKKAQTQGGNDEEGGRLLAEKDGGEDG, translated from the coding sequence ATGGGCAAAGGCTCCAACCTCTCCGACGGCGTCCTCAAGAAGATCATCCTCTCCTACACCTACGTCGCCATCTGGATCTTCCTCAGCTTCACTGTCATCGTCTACAACAAGTACATCCTCGATCGCAAGCTCTACAACTGGCCCTTCCCCATTTCCCTCACCATGATTCACATGGCCTTCTGCTCCACCCTCGCCTTCCTCGCTATTCGGGTTTTCGCCTTCGTGGAGCCTGTTACCATGACTGCGGACGTCTTCATGTCCTCTGTTGTGCCTATTGGTGCACTATATTCGATATCTCTCTGGCTATCAAATTCTGCCTATATTTATCTCTCGGTCTCGTTCATTCAGATGCTCAAGGCCTTGATGCCGGTAGCCGTCTACACTATCGGGATTTGCTTCAAGAAAGAGGCCTACAAGGGCGAGACCATGGCGAATATGATCTCCATTTCTATTGGGGTGGCCATTGCGGCCTATGGGGAGGCTAAGTTTGATGTTTTCGGGGTGGTTTTGCAGTTGGGGGCCGTGGCGTTTGAGGCCACCAGGCTTGTCATGATTCAGATCTTGCTGACATCGAAGGGGATTCAATTGAATCCGATTACTTCGCTTTATTATGTGGCGCCGTGTTGTTTAGCCTTTCTGTTTGTGCCTTGGGTTTTTGTGGAGTACCCTGTTCTGAGGGAGACTTCGAGTTTCCATTttgatttcttgatttttgGGACTAATTCTTTCTGCGCATTTGCTTTGAATTTGGCTGTGTTTTTGCTGGTTGGGAAGACTTCTGCTCTGACCATGAATGTGGCTGGTGTGGTTAAGGACTGGCTGTTGATCGCGTTTTCTTGGTCCGTTATCAAGGATACGGTCACTCCAATCAATCTTATTGGGTATGGACTCGCGTTTTTGGGTGTTGGATATTATAATCATGCTAAGTTGCAGGCGATGAAGGCCAAGGAGGCGCAGAAGAAGGCGCAGACTCAAGGAGGGAATGATGAGGAAGGCGGGAGGTTGTTGGCTGAGAAGGATGGGGGCGAGGATGGGTGA
- the LOC108204230 gene encoding pentatricopeptide repeat-containing protein At5g48910, which translates to MQHSGAKAKLLCSLATPPFHTTGRASEQNILSLLQSCKTLLNLTQIHSQILKFGLQNNPLVLTKFASTSSLLNAIDYASSFIFSSNSTTHYDAFLFNTIIRAYAFTSHTKKNALLLYKHMVGINVMPNKFTYPFVLKACAGLGNLNLGKQVHGSVIKFGFDDDIHVNNTLVHMYCCCSGGIEFARIVFDEICKSDCVSWSVMIGGYARLGMSTDAVELFRNMQIAGVKPDEVTLVSLLSACTDLGALELGKWVESFIEKEKVQRSVELRNALIDMFAKCGNVDKALSLFRGMKDRTIVTWTSVIVGLAMHGQGLEAVALFNEMTESGVAPDDVAFIGLFTACSHSNLVDEGKKYFDLMMTEFGVVPKIEHYGCMVDLLGRAGLVKEAVQFVENMPIKPNSIIWRTLITACRAHGELHLGETITKKLISKEPMQESNYVLLSNIYAKMSHWEKKTSIRDVMGKKGIMKIPGSTMIELDNKIYEFVAGDKTQDNYKEIYEMIDEMTRKMRRAGYVPTTEEVLLDIDEEDKEDALNRHSEKLAIAFALLKTPPGTCIRIMKNLRICGDCHSATRYISKVYNREIIVRDRNRFHSFRDGVCSCNDFW; encoded by the coding sequence ATGCAGCACTCTGGCGCCAAAGCCAAGCTGCTCTGTTCTCTTGCTACTCCACCATTTCATACCACCGGAAGAGCTTCAGAACAAAACATCTTATCTCTGCTCCAATCCTGCAAAACCCTTCTCAATCTCACTCAAATCCACTCGCAAATCCTCAAATTTGGTCTTCAAAACAACCCATTAGTCCTCACCAAATTCGCTTCCACTTCTTCCCTGCTCAACGCAATCGATTACGCTTCTTCTTTCATCTTCTCTTCCAATTCCACCACCCACTATGATGCATTTCTGTTTAATACTATAATTAGAGCCTATGCTTTTACGAGTCATACGAAAAAGAATGCTTTGCTTTTGTACAAACATATGGTAGGCATTAATGTGATGCCTAATAAATTCACTTACCCTTTTGTTCTCAAGGCTTGTGCTGGTCTTGGGAACTTGAATTTGGGGAAACAGGTTCATGGGTCGGTGATAAAATTTGGTTTCGATGATGATATTCATGTGAATAATACTCTGGTTCATATGTATTGTTGTTGTAGTGGAGGGATTGAGTTTGCGAGGATAGTGTTCGATGAAATTTGCAAGTCAGATTGTGTGAGTTGGAGTGTGATGATTGGCGGGTATGCTAGGTTAGGGATGTCTACTGATGCGGTTGAGTTGTTTAGGAATATGCAGATTGCGGGAGTTAAGCCGGATGAGGTTACTTTGGTTTCGTTGTTGTCTGCTTGTACTGATCTTGGTGCGTTGGAGCTTGGGAAGTGGGTTGAATCTTTTATTGAGAAGGAGAAGGTTCAGAGAAGTGTGGAGCTTAGGAATGCACTTATTGACATGTTTGCGAAATGTGGTAATGTGGATAAAGCGTTGAGCTTGTTTCGGGGTATGAAAGATAGAACTATTGTTACATGGACTTCAGTAATAGTAGGTCTGGCAATGCATGGGCAGGGTTTAGAGGCTGTTGCGTTGTTTAATGAGATGACAGAAAGTGGGGTTGCACCAGATGATGTTGCTTTTATTGGGTTGTTTACTGCTTGTAGTCATTCGAATTTAGTTGATGAAGGGAAGAAGTATTTTGATTTGATGATGACAGAATTTGGTGTTGTACCTAAGATAGAACACTATGGTTGTATGGTGGATTTGCTTGGTAGAGCTGGACTTGTCAAAGAAGCTGTACAGTTTGTTGAAAACATGCCAATTAAGCCAAACTCGATAATTTGGCGAACACTAATTACTGCCTGTCGTGCTCATGGTGAGCTTCATTTAGGTGAAACGATCACAAAGAAGTTGATTAGTAAAGAGCCAATGCAAGAGTCAAATTACGTCTTGCTTTCCAACATATATGCAAAAATGTCCCACTGGGAAAAGAAAACCTCAATTCGAGACGTGATGGGGAAGAAGGGGATAATGAAAATTCCTGGAAGCACTATGATTGAGCTGGATAATAAGATTTATGAGTTTGTTGCCGGAGATAAAACACAAGATAATTACAAAGAGATATATGAGATGATTGATGAGATGACAAGGAAAATGAGAAGGGCAGGATATGTTCCTACAACAGAAGAGGTTTTACTTGATATTGATGAAGAGGACAAGGAGGATGCACTCAATAGGCATAGTGAAAAGCTTGCTATTGCTTTTGCACTTCTGAAGACACCACCAGGAACTTGTATAAGGATTATGAAGAATTTACGAATTTGTGGAGATTGTCATTCTGCTACCAGATATATATCGAAGGTTTATAATCGAGAAATAATCGTGAGAGACAGAAATCGTTTCCACAGTTTCAGGGATGGAGTATGCTCTTGTAATGACTTTTGGTAA
- the LOC108213307 gene encoding protein BUNDLE SHEATH DEFECTIVE 2, chloroplastic, translating to MAASTTQLYVHIDAIVAHRPGLSTSSCFCRANFINQKLRGTVKFSSVKAKATNSDQDTKKNSVICGDCDGNGAVLCSQCKGDGVNSVDHFNGQFKAGESCWLCGGKKDMLCGNCSGAGFVGGFMNTFDP from the exons ATGGCAGCATCCACTACTCAATTGTATGTACATATTGATGCTATAGTTGCACACAGACCAGGTCTCTCGACATCTTCTTGTTTCTGCAGAGCCAATTTTATCAATCAGAAGCTTCGTGGGACGGTTAAGTTCAGTAGCGTAAAAGCCAAG GCTACAAATAGTGATCAAGATACAAAGAAGAATAGTGTTATATGTGGGGACTGCGACGGTAATG GCGCCGTTTTGTGCTCTCAGTGCAAAGGTGACGGTGTTAACTCCGTAGACCATTTCAATGGACAGTTTAAAGCTGGTGAATCATGTTGGCTTTGCGG CGGAAAGAAAGACATGTTGTGTGGGAACTGTAGTGGAGCTGGTTTTGTTGGGGGATTCATGAACACATTTGATCCCTAG